The following coding sequences are from one Babesia microti strain RI apicoplast complete genome window:
- the rps4 gene encoding ribosomal protein S4, which translates to MNKFNMFIKKLNKLKKLNLIFLPGFTIKVNNKFKQQKIKFINNNNSLNIFKLKEKIIRTIHNIKKKNQIFFYKILNTKNILCLINKLKSRLDYILFISNIYSSIFQSKQNIKHNFIYVNNKIITCPSFILKIKSIIKIKKLNNLYKLPNINYFYYFKKNIKNNNIFLIKYILELFNKYNNNLNLNIICFNNNKLLIQK; encoded by the coding sequence ATAAATAAATTTAATATGTTTATAAAAAAATTAAATAAATTAAAAAAATTAAATTTAATTTTTTTACCTGGATTTACAATAAAAGTAAATAATAAATTTAAACAACAAAAAATAAAATTTATAAATAATAATAATAGTTTAAATATATTTAAATTAAAAGAAAAAATTATAAGAACAATACATAATATTAAAAAAAAAAATCAAATATTTTTTTATAAAATTTTAAATACAAAAAATATATTATGTTTAATAAATAAATTAAAATCTAGATTAGATTATATATTATTTATATCAAATATATATTCTTCTATTTTTCAATCAAAACAAAATATAAAACATAATTTTATTTATGTAAATAATAAAATAATTACTTGTCCTAGTTTTATATTAAAAATAAAATCAATAATAAAAATAAAAAAATTAAATAATTTATATAAATTACCTAATATAAATTATTTTTATTATTTTAAAAAAAATATAAAAAATAATAATATTTTTTTAATAAAATATATATTAGAATTATTTAATAAATATAATAATAATTTAAATTTAAATATAATTTGTTTTAATAATAATAAATTATTAATACAAAAATAA